A single window of Flavobacteriales bacterium DNA harbors:
- a CDS encoding TAT-variant-translocated molybdopterin oxidoreductase yields the protein MTNMNKTYWKGIEELTEDPSFVKARDNEFAEHLPVDEFLSSEQVQIAPTSRRDFLKYLGFGITAASLAACEAPVTKAIPYVIKPEEVTPGVANWYASSYFDGNDYCSVLVKTREGRPIKIEGNKMSSVSNGVINARVQAAILSLYDESRLRNPLTGGKDSDWTTVDKEISDKLKSVVASGKSVRVLTSSLASPSSRKAIDQFVAAYAGAPAEDGSTQPSGAGVVTYDAVSRYGIIKAHQDCFGKAAVPAYRFNMAKTIVSVAADFLATWVSPIEFMYQYGQGRNLKKGKTISKHIQFESHLSVTGSNADERVPVKPSQVGALIVALYNAVASATGGQQVSGGSGLPFDADIKSAAAHLLKNKGASLVVCGSNDPSVQSLVCGINQMLGNYGTTVDINSPSLQFQSDDAGVASLISDMNAGKVGALIMQGVNPAYTLPDTEAFKAALKKVELTVSFSPTLDETSSVAGYVCPDHNFLESWNDYNPYAGEYSLCQPTINPLFKTRQWQESLLKWSGSNSTYYDFIRSNWQANQFAAQTKEILFDAFWNQSVHDGVFSTSAPAATEAMAFAGNMSAAATAATAMGKSGSFELVIYEKTGVGNGMYANNPWLQELPDPVSKVCWDNYVTMNPVQMDELGLNTILGQEEMADVVEVTVGNKKIKAPVYPQPGQTVGTVGLALGYGRTVVGRAGENVGVDAYPLTSLGANGFSYHATDCSVSGSVDKMHLATTQTHHTIMGRDSAETGIIRETSLAAYVSDPSSGNEQVTVATVEHEHKLPSEVDMWKEHPKNIFHWNLSVDLNSCIGCGACVVSCISENNVAVVGKDEIRRSREMHWIRIDRYYSSDYTKARAKEEGLNNIQMYHRMERPSEYPKVTFQPVMCQHCNHAPCENVCPVAATTHSSEGLNQMTYNRCVGTKYCQNNCPFKVRRFNWFSYPRDTEFRDVNPSQNELGRMVLNPDVVVRSRGVMEKCSMCIQRIQEGKLNAKKEGRTVKDGEIQTACSAVCPTHAIRFGNVADPDSEVAKLADDPRTYYLLEELNVKPSVQYMTKVRNTGDA from the coding sequence ATGACAAACATGAATAAGACATACTGGAAAGGCATCGAAGAATTGACCGAAGATCCCAGCTTCGTAAAAGCGAGGGACAATGAATTTGCAGAACATCTGCCGGTCGATGAGTTTCTCAGCAGTGAGCAGGTGCAAATCGCACCCACCAGCCGCCGTGACTTTTTAAAGTATCTCGGTTTCGGGATCACAGCCGCCTCCCTGGCCGCCTGTGAAGCGCCCGTAACCAAAGCCATACCTTATGTGATCAAACCGGAAGAAGTGACCCCCGGCGTGGCCAACTGGTATGCGTCTTCCTATTTCGATGGCAACGACTATTGCAGCGTGCTCGTGAAAACACGCGAAGGCCGTCCCATCAAGATCGAAGGCAACAAGATGTCATCCGTTTCCAACGGTGTCATCAACGCCCGTGTGCAGGCAGCCATCCTTTCTTTATATGATGAGTCGCGCCTGCGCAATCCTTTGACAGGTGGAAAAGACAGCGACTGGACCACAGTAGACAAGGAGATCTCCGACAAACTGAAAAGCGTGGTTGCCAGCGGCAAATCCGTTCGCGTCCTCACTTCCTCCCTGGCCAGCCCGAGCAGCCGCAAAGCCATCGACCAGTTCGTGGCCGCCTACGCCGGTGCCCCCGCGGAAGACGGAAGCACACAGCCTTCAGGTGCAGGTGTGGTAACCTATGACGCGGTGTCCAGGTATGGCATTATCAAAGCCCACCAGGATTGCTTCGGCAAAGCAGCCGTTCCCGCCTACCGTTTCAACATGGCAAAAACCATCGTGAGCGTAGCGGCCGACTTCCTCGCCACGTGGGTGTCGCCGATCGAATTCATGTACCAGTACGGCCAGGGCCGTAACCTGAAAAAAGGAAAGACCATTTCCAAACACATCCAGTTTGAAAGCCATCTTTCCGTTACCGGTTCCAATGCCGATGAACGCGTTCCCGTGAAGCCTTCACAGGTAGGCGCCCTGATCGTTGCCCTTTACAATGCCGTGGCCTCCGCAACCGGCGGCCAGCAGGTGAGCGGTGGTTCCGGACTTCCGTTTGACGCCGATATCAAATCCGCAGCAGCACACCTGTTGAAAAACAAAGGTGCTTCCCTCGTGGTATGCGGCAGCAACGACCCATCCGTACAAAGCCTCGTATGCGGCATCAACCAGATGCTGGGTAACTACGGCACAACCGTAGACATCAACAGCCCGAGCCTGCAATTCCAAAGCGACGATGCAGGCGTAGCCTCCCTGATCAGCGACATGAACGCAGGTAAGGTGGGTGCGCTCATCATGCAGGGTGTGAACCCCGCTTACACATTGCCCGATACCGAAGCGTTCAAAGCCGCCCTCAAAAAGGTGGAACTGACCGTTTCCTTCAGCCCGACACTCGATGAAACATCCAGCGTGGCCGGCTATGTTTGTCCGGACCACAATTTCCTGGAGTCATGGAATGACTACAATCCTTACGCAGGTGAATACAGCCTGTGCCAACCCACCATCAACCCGCTGTTCAAAACCCGCCAGTGGCAGGAAAGCCTGTTGAAATGGTCGGGCAGCAACAGCACCTATTACGATTTCATCCGCAGCAACTGGCAAGCCAACCAGTTCGCCGCACAAACCAAAGAGATCCTGTTCGATGCATTCTGGAACCAGTCTGTGCACGACGGTGTATTCTCCACTTCAGCTCCAGCCGCAACCGAAGCAATGGCCTTTGCAGGCAACATGTCTGCCGCAGCTACAGCCGCTACGGCCATGGGCAAATCAGGTTCGTTCGAGCTGGTGATTTACGAAAAGACCGGTGTAGGAAATGGTATGTACGCCAACAACCCCTGGTTGCAGGAACTGCCCGATCCGGTATCGAAGGTTTGCTGGGATAACTATGTTACCATGAACCCCGTGCAGATGGATGAACTCGGTCTGAACACCATCCTGGGCCAGGAAGAAATGGCCGATGTGGTGGAAGTGACCGTTGGAAATAAAAAAATAAAAGCACCCGTATATCCACAGCCAGGTCAGACCGTAGGTACCGTAGGGCTTGCGCTCGGATACGGCCGTACGGTTGTGGGTCGCGCCGGTGAAAACGTAGGCGTAGATGCATACCCGCTGACCAGCCTGGGTGCGAATGGCTTCTCATATCATGCCACTGATTGCAGTGTAAGCGGTTCGGTAGATAAGATGCACCTGGCCACCACCCAAACCCATCACACCATCATGGGCAGGGATTCGGCTGAGACGGGTATCATCCGTGAAACGTCACTTGCCGCTTATGTGTCCGACCCTTCTTCAGGCAATGAACAGGTGACCGTCGCCACGGTGGAGCACGAACACAAGCTGCCGTCGGAAGTGGATATGTGGAAAGAGCACCCGAAGAATATCTTCCATTGGAACCTGTCTGTTGACCTGAATTCATGCATCGGATGCGGTGCCTGTGTGGTCAGCTGTATTTCCGAGAACAACGTGGCTGTTGTGGGTAAGGATGAGATCCGCAGATCGCGTGAAATGCACTGGATCCGCATCGACCGCTATTACAGCAGTGATTATACCAAAGCAAGGGCCAAGGAAGAAGGTCTCAATAACATCCAGATGTACCACCGGATGGAACGTCCGTCGGAATACCCGAAAGTGACCTTCCAACCCGTGATGTGTCAGCACTGCAACCACGCTCCCTGCGAGAACGTGTGTCCGGTGGCTGCCACCACACACAGTTCCGAAGGTCTCAACCAGATGACCTACAACCGTTGCGTGGGTACGAAATACTGTCAGAACAACTGTCCTTTCAAGGTACGTCGCTTCAACTGGTTCAGCTACCCGCGCGATACAGAGTTCCGTGATGTGAACCCTTCACAGAACGAACTGGGCCGCATGGTGCTCAACCCGGATGTGGTGGTACGTTCCCGTGGTGTGATGGAAAAATGCTCCATGTGCATCCAGCGCATCCAGGAAGGCAAGCTGAACGCGAAGAAGGAAGGCCGTACCGTGAAAGACGGTGAGATCCAGACCGCCTGCAGCGCCGTGTGCCCGACACACGCCATCCGTTTCGGTAACGTGGCGGATCCGGATTCGGAAGTGGCCAAACTCGCCGACGATCCGAGGACCTATTACCTGCTTGAAGAATTGAACGTGAAACCGTCCGTGCAGTACATGACCAAGGTCAGGAACACCGGTGACGCATAA
- a CDS encoding SPOR domain-containing protein: MRIICTILFICIAGASSAQVNMTGRDSSNAPTDRANRLLEKYVEDCKRKGTVEGFRVQVFFGSGVQAKNQANEAKSKVLVKYPDLPVYVKWESPNYLVRVGNCRNRLEAEKLKHEVSVDFPGCFIVKDQIEPAPEAEPQR; the protein is encoded by the coding sequence ATGCGCATCATTTGTACCATACTCTTTATCTGTATCGCCGGTGCTTCCTCTGCGCAGGTGAACATGACCGGCCGGGATTCTTCGAATGCGCCCACCGACCGGGCGAACCGTTTGCTGGAGAAATACGTGGAAGACTGTAAGCGGAAAGGTACCGTGGAAGGCTTCCGGGTGCAGGTGTTTTTCGGATCGGGGGTTCAGGCGAAGAACCAGGCGAACGAAGCCAAATCCAAGGTGCTGGTGAAATACCCCGACCTTCCGGTGTATGTGAAATGGGAATCTCCGAATTACCTGGTACGTGTTGGAAATTGCCGCAACCGGCTGGAAGCGGAAAAACTCAAGCATGAAGTTTCCGTGGATTTTCCGGGATGCTTCATTGTGAAAGACCAGATTGAGCCAGCGCCGGAAGCCGAACCCCAGCGCTGA
- a CDS encoding cytochrome c produces the protein MYRSPSYETYSENPILPEGMTAQVPAHGSIARGHMPYAYPNTPEGYEMAGQQLKNPVPLTEENLAEGKELFLKFCSHCHGKNGKGDGTIIKNDKFPAPPAYDSPALKDLPEGKMFHTITYGKNLMGSHASQLEPEQRWKIIHFIQTLQGPKASAESTGTAAAGSDVAPADAAPASAAPAAAPATGK, from the coding sequence ATGTACCGGTCTCCGTCGTACGAGACATATTCCGAAAACCCCATCCTTCCTGAAGGGATGACCGCCCAGGTGCCGGCACACGGTTCAATTGCAAGAGGACACATGCCTTATGCCTATCCGAACACGCCGGAAGGATATGAGATGGCGGGTCAGCAGTTGAAAAACCCCGTTCCACTGACCGAAGAAAACCTGGCGGAAGGAAAAGAACTTTTCCTGAAATTCTGTTCGCATTGCCATGGTAAAAACGGCAAGGGCGATGGTACCATCATCAAGAATGACAAATTTCCCGCACCCCCGGCATACGATTCTCCTGCTTTGAAGGATCTGCCGGAAGGGAAAATGTTCCATACAATCACATATGGCAAGAACCTGATGGGAAGCCACGCGTCACAACTGGAACCTGAACAACGCTGGAAAATCATTCATTTTATCCAAACCCTGCAAGGACCGAAGGCAAGTGCTGAATCCACCGGTACGGCTGCCGCAGGTTCTGATGTCGCACCGGCTGATGCAGCACCTGCTTCCGCAGCGCCTGCAGCAGCACCTGCAACCGGTAAATAA
- the nrfD gene encoding polysulfide reductase NrfD, which produces MSEAVQTTIRKPLIKGNKDLHQITEDVARSVEGKASRLWYIVFTVAVVAALWGIGCIVYTVGRGIGTWGVNRTIGWAWDITNFVWWIGIGHAGTLISAVLLLFRSRWRMAINRSAEAMTIFAVIMAAQFPILHMGRPWLAFYALPLPNQLGSLWVNFNSPLLWDVFAISTYFSVSLVFWYIGLLPDFAMIRDRAVKPVTQKIYSILSFGWSGRAKDWQRFEEVSLVLAGLATPLVFSVHSIVSMDFATAVIPGWHTTIFPPYFVLGALFSGFAMVLTLSLIMRKVMHLEDYITISHVEYMNKIIMLTGSMVGVAYITELFVSWYSGVPYENYAFINRATGPYWWAYACMMTCNVVSPQLFWVTKWRRSLTFTFVLSIIVNIGMWFERFVIIVTSLHRDFLPSSWTMFHPTFTEIGIYIGTIGIFFVLFLLFARVFPVIAQSETKSILKGTGNQYLNVIPE; this is translated from the coding sequence ATGAGCGAAGCAGTACAAACCACCATTCGTAAGCCCCTTATCAAAGGGAACAAGGATCTGCACCAGATCACGGAAGATGTGGCCAGGTCTGTGGAAGGCAAAGCCAGCCGCCTCTGGTACATCGTATTCACCGTGGCTGTTGTGGCCGCCCTTTGGGGAATCGGTTGCATTGTGTATACCGTAGGACGCGGTATCGGTACCTGGGGTGTGAACCGCACCATCGGTTGGGCCTGGGACATCACCAACTTCGTTTGGTGGATCGGTATCGGTCACGCTGGTACGCTGATCTCCGCCGTACTGTTGCTTTTCCGTTCCCGCTGGCGCATGGCCATCAACCGGTCTGCAGAAGCCATGACGATCTTCGCTGTGATCATGGCGGCCCAGTTTCCGATCCTGCACATGGGGCGTCCTTGGTTGGCCTTTTATGCGCTTCCGCTGCCGAACCAGTTGGGCTCACTGTGGGTGAACTTTAACTCGCCACTGCTGTGGGACGTATTCGCGATCTCAACGTATTTCTCGGTTTCACTCGTGTTCTGGTACATCGGCCTCCTGCCCGACTTTGCCATGATCCGCGACAGGGCCGTGAAACCGGTGACCCAAAAGATTTACAGCATCCTCAGCTTCGGATGGAGCGGACGCGCCAAGGATTGGCAGCGCTTTGAGGAAGTATCATTGGTGTTGGCCGGACTGGCCACTCCGCTGGTGTTCTCGGTTCACTCCATTGTAAGTATGGACTTCGCCACGGCGGTGATCCCCGGGTGGCATACCACCATCTTCCCGCCTTACTTCGTACTCGGTGCGTTGTTCTCGGGATTTGCCATGGTGTTGACCTTGTCGCTGATCATGCGGAAAGTGATGCACCTGGAAGATTACATCACCATCTCGCATGTGGAGTACATGAACAAGATCATCATGCTTACCGGTTCCATGGTGGGTGTGGCCTATATCACCGAACTGTTCGTGTCGTGGTATTCAGGTGTGCCTTATGAAAACTATGCCTTCATCAACCGCGCCACCGGTCCTTACTGGTGGGCCTATGCCTGCATGATGACCTGCAACGTGGTGAGCCCGCAGCTGTTCTGGGTAACCAAGTGGAGAAGAAGCCTCACCTTTACTTTCGTACTGTCCATCATCGTGAACATCGGTATGTGGTTCGAACGTTTCGTGATCATCGTAACCTCGCTGCACCGCGATTTCCTGCCCAGCAGCTGGACGATGTTCCACCCGACATTTACTGAAATTGGAATCTACATCGGAACCATCGGAATATTCTTTGTGTTGTTCCTGCTGTTCGCCCGCGTATTCCCGGTGATTGCACAGAGTGAAACCAAGTCGATCCTGAAAGGAACCGGTAACCAATATTTGAACGTGATTCCCGAATAA
- a CDS encoding DUF3341 domain-containing protein, whose translation MTNKKIYGLFDDDHKLIDGVKALREKGFDIAEAYTPYPVHGLDTAMGIPRTRLAICSFIYGMTGVSLALLMTYFMSIVDWPMDIGGKPSYSFRENFTSFIPVTFESGVLLAAHGMAITFLLRSWLLPGVSPKNPDKRTTDDKFCLEMDAWTDEEEATIKDVLTRSGAFEVNTKS comes from the coding sequence ATGACGAACAAGAAAATATACGGTCTGTTCGACGATGACCACAAATTGATTGACGGTGTGAAAGCCTTGCGTGAAAAGGGCTTTGATATTGCAGAGGCATACACACCTTACCCTGTTCACGGCCTGGATACCGCTATGGGAATTCCCCGCACGCGCCTCGCCATCTGCTCATTCATCTATGGCATGACCGGCGTGAGCCTGGCCCTGCTGATGACGTATTTCATGAGCATCGTGGACTGGCCCATGGACATCGGTGGCAAGCCCAGCTATTCGTTCCGTGAAAACTTCACGTCCTTCATTCCGGTGACATTCGAGTCAGGTGTACTGCTCGCCGCACATGGAATGGCGATTACCTTTTTGCTGAGAAGCTGGTTGTTGCCGGGAGTGAGCCCCAAGAACCCCGACAAGCGTACGACCGACGATAAATTCTGCCTGGAAATGGATGCCTGGACTGATGAAGAAGAGGCCACCATCAAGGATGTACTGACCCGTTCGGGCGCATTTGAAGTGAATACAAAATCATAA
- the infB gene encoding translation initiation factor IF-2, which translates to MSEETAAKRLSKVARELNIGIATIVEFLDKKGLKVEANPNSKLNTEAYEMLLREFQSERTLKEASQLVDLKKPKRETISLDEKSGKERDAKSGDQDEIMIANVQVAGVPEEEELEVEKEEPEPKKEPEPEEQKPAAKTTKAEPKKESEPVEEAPAKEVAEEKKEEPVAEEEKKEPAQPEVAPPAEEPVVEAPVGETPAAEAKPEEEKKEEPKQADPEDHVIKARANKLEGPTIVGKIDLPEPVKKPVASSSDSDIDKKNKKRKRKRIASENAPVPPGSGGGGQRGPGGGGQRGKKGPGKVVKSEPNEEEIKAQIKDTLARLSSGGKSKSSKYRRQKRQAISEQMQQDMERAEEESRILKVTEFVSASELAKMMNVQVNEIISAGMSLGLFLSINQRLDAETLSIIADEFGYKIEFISADLQEAIREEQEEEDETKLKPRPPIVTVMGHVDHGKTSLLDYVRKANVIAGEAGGITQHIGAYAVELKDNRKITFLDTPGHEAFTAMRARGAQVTDVAIIVIAADDSIMPQTVEAINHAQAAGVPLVFAINKVDKPNANPDRIKEALAARNFLVEEWGGKYQSHDISAKTGKGVEELLDKVLLEAEMLDLKANPDRRAAGTVIEATLDRGRGYVCTLLVQTGSLRVGDILLAGCHYGRVKALFNERGQTIDVAGPSTPVQILGLTGAPQAGDKFNAMDEERKAREIANKRLQLQREQGIRAQKHITLDEIGRRLAIGDFQELNVIVKGDVDGSVEALSDSLLKLSTDKIQVNVIHKSVGQITESDVLLASASNAVIVGFQIRPSLNARKLAEKEEIDIRLYSVIYDAINEVKSAMEGMLAPEMKEEVVCNVEVRDVFKISRVGTIAGCMVLDGKINRNTQVRIIRDGIVVYTGKLASLKRFKEDVKEVATGYECGLGIENFNDIKEGDIIEGYEIVPVK; encoded by the coding sequence ATGTCAGAAGAAACCGCAGCAAAGAGATTAAGCAAAGTAGCCAGGGAACTGAACATCGGTATCGCAACCATTGTTGAGTTTCTTGACAAGAAAGGCCTGAAGGTGGAGGCGAACCCCAACAGTAAGCTGAACACCGAGGCTTATGAAATGCTGCTGCGCGAATTCCAGTCAGAAAGAACCCTCAAGGAAGCGTCCCAGTTGGTGGACCTGAAAAAACCCAAACGGGAAACCATCAGCCTCGACGAAAAGTCGGGCAAGGAACGGGATGCGAAATCTGGCGATCAGGATGAGATCATGATCGCCAACGTTCAGGTGGCGGGTGTGCCTGAAGAGGAAGAGTTAGAAGTAGAGAAGGAGGAACCGGAACCCAAAAAAGAACCGGAACCCGAAGAGCAAAAACCTGCGGCTAAAACCACCAAAGCGGAACCGAAGAAAGAATCCGAACCCGTAGAAGAAGCCCCCGCAAAGGAAGTCGCCGAGGAAAAGAAGGAAGAACCGGTAGCCGAAGAAGAAAAGAAAGAACCGGCACAACCCGAAGTGGCCCCCCCGGCAGAAGAGCCCGTGGTGGAGGCACCCGTAGGAGAAACACCCGCCGCGGAAGCCAAACCGGAGGAAGAAAAGAAAGAAGAGCCCAAGCAAGCTGACCCGGAAGATCATGTGATCAAGGCCAGGGCCAACAAACTCGAAGGTCCCACCATCGTGGGTAAGATCGACTTGCCGGAACCGGTCAAGAAACCGGTCGCCTCTTCGTCCGATTCGGATATCGATAAGAAGAACAAGAAGCGGAAACGCAAACGCATCGCCTCCGAGAATGCACCCGTACCTCCGGGTAGCGGCGGTGGTGGACAGCGTGGCCCCGGTGGTGGCGGCCAGCGCGGAAAGAAAGGCCCCGGAAAAGTGGTCAAATCCGAGCCGAATGAAGAGGAAATCAAAGCCCAGATCAAAGACACACTCGCACGCCTCAGCAGCGGCGGCAAATCGAAAAGCTCCAAGTACCGCAGGCAGAAACGCCAGGCCATCAGTGAACAGATGCAGCAGGACATGGAGCGCGCCGAAGAAGAAAGCCGCATCCTCAAGGTGACCGAGTTCGTGTCAGCCAGCGAACTGGCGAAGATGATGAATGTTCAGGTGAACGAGATCATCTCCGCAGGTATGTCGCTCGGACTCTTCCTCTCCATCAACCAACGCCTCGACGCCGAAACCCTGTCGATCATCGCAGATGAGTTCGGATACAAGATCGAGTTCATCAGCGCCGACCTGCAGGAAGCCATCCGCGAAGAACAGGAAGAAGAGGACGAAACCAAATTGAAACCACGCCCGCCCATCGTTACCGTAATGGGTCACGTGGATCACGGTAAAACGTCGTTGCTCGACTACGTGCGCAAAGCCAACGTGATCGCCGGTGAGGCCGGTGGTATCACCCAGCACATCGGTGCATACGCCGTTGAACTGAAAGACAACCGCAAGATCACCTTCCTGGATACGCCGGGTCACGAAGCTTTCACCGCCATGCGTGCCCGCGGTGCCCAGGTAACCGACGTGGCCATCATCGTGATCGCCGCAGACGACAGCATCATGCCCCAAACCGTGGAAGCGATCAACCACGCACAGGCAGCCGGCGTGCCACTTGTGTTTGCCATCAACAAGGTGGATAAACCCAACGCCAACCCCGACAGGATCAAGGAAGCACTGGCGGCACGCAACTTCCTGGTGGAAGAGTGGGGTGGTAAATACCAAAGCCACGACATTTCCGCCAAAACCGGAAAGGGTGTGGAAGAACTGCTTGACAAGGTGCTGCTGGAAGCAGAAATGCTCGACCTGAAAGCCAACCCCGATCGCCGTGCTGCAGGTACGGTAATTGAAGCCACACTCGACCGTGGTCGCGGTTACGTATGTACACTGCTGGTGCAAACCGGAAGCCTCCGGGTGGGTGATATCCTCCTGGCAGGATGTCACTACGGTCGTGTAAAAGCATTGTTCAATGAAAGAGGTCAGACCATTGATGTGGCCGGACCCTCAACCCCCGTCCAAATCCTCGGTCTTACCGGCGCTCCGCAAGCCGGCGACAAGTTCAACGCGATGGACGAGGAAAGAAAAGCACGTGAGATCGCCAACAAGCGTTTGCAGTTGCAACGCGAACAGGGCATTCGCGCCCAGAAACACATCACACTGGATGAGATCGGCCGACGCCTGGCCATCGGCGACTTCCAGGAATTGAACGTGATCGTGAAAGGGGATGTGGATGGCTCCGTGGAAGCCCTCTCAGATTCATTGCTGAAACTTTCCACCGATAAGATCCAGGTGAATGTGATCCACAAATCCGTGGGTCAGATCACCGAGTCGGATGTACTGCTCGCCAGCGCGTCCAACGCCGTCATCGTCGGTTTCCAGATCCGCCCGAGCCTCAACGCCCGCAAGCTGGCCGAAAAGGAAGAGATCGATATCCGCCTGTATTCCGTGATCTACGACGCCATCAACGAGGTGAAGTCGGCCATGGAAGGTATGCTTGCACCGGAAATGAAGGAAGAAGTGGTATGCAACGTGGAAGTTCGCGATGTGTTCAAGATCTCCCGCGTAGGTACCATCGCCGGATGTATGGTGCTCGATGGAAAGATCAACCGCAACACCCAGGTCCGGATCATCCGCGACGGCATCGTGGTGTATACCGGCAAGCTGGCATCACTCAAACGCTTCAAGGAAGACGTGAAGGAAGTGGCCACCGGTTATGAGTGCGGACTCGGGATCGAGAACTTCAATGATATCAAAGAAGGCGATATCATCGAAGGATACGAAATCGTACCTGTTAAATAA
- a CDS encoding c-type cytochrome, with the protein MRNLFKWVSKLRLALHLLLFLMITGVSVSQAQPNGEEIFKANCKSCHTIGKGPLIGPDLKDVETRAPDRDWLVKWITNSQELVKAGDGYAVEVFNANKGTIMPPQAVNKEEINAILDYIKDYKPPVEQKVVDEKPTEAPADNTLLISLAIACAVLLLVIWFLRSTKSALQEAAADKIPLPARHGMGVFKSIGHWITHNKRSFALIVLLLVALGMRQLWYSAIWIGVHQGYEPIQPIAFPHDLHAGKNGINCVYCHSGAEKSKTAGIPSLNVCMNCHKFIKEGSRTGTTEIAKIYKYLDYDPETGEYGDNPQPVQWVKVHNLPDLAYFNHSQHVVVGKLPCQRCHGKVEEMQVLHQESTLVMGWCIDCHRNEPVKMEGNPYYDHVHDQLTEEQLSKFMKDGKITVEELGGTECARCHY; encoded by the coding sequence ATGCGCAACCTGTTTAAGTGGGTATCCAAGCTCAGATTGGCGCTGCATCTCCTGCTTTTCCTGATGATCACCGGCGTGTCTGTGAGCCAGGCACAACCGAATGGTGAGGAGATTTTCAAAGCGAATTGTAAATCGTGCCACACCATTGGCAAAGGGCCACTGATCGGACCGGATCTGAAGGATGTGGAAACACGCGCCCCGGATCGTGATTGGCTCGTTAAATGGATCACCAACTCCCAGGAGCTGGTGAAGGCCGGAGACGGTTATGCCGTTGAAGTCTTTAATGCCAACAAAGGGACGATCATGCCGCCCCAGGCTGTGAACAAAGAAGAGATCAATGCCATCCTGGATTATATTAAGGATTACAAGCCACCGGTTGAGCAGAAAGTAGTTGATGAAAAACCGACTGAAGCACCGGCGGACAACACCCTGCTGATTTCCCTGGCCATCGCATGTGCCGTATTGCTGCTGGTGATCTGGTTCCTGCGTTCCACCAAGAGCGCACTCCAGGAAGCCGCCGCCGACAAAATTCCATTGCCCGCCCGTCATGGCATGGGCGTCTTCAAGTCCATCGGTCACTGGATCACTCATAACAAACGTTCGTTCGCCCTCATCGTTTTGCTGCTGGTGGCACTGGGCATGCGTCAGCTGTGGTACTCCGCCATCTGGATCGGCGTACACCAGGGCTATGAACCCATCCAGCCCATCGCGTTCCCGCACGACCTGCACGCAGGTAAGAACGGCATCAACTGTGTATACTGCCACTCAGGTGCGGAAAAGAGCAAGACCGCAGGTATTCCTTCTTTGAACGTGTGCATGAACTGCCACAAGTTCATCAAGGAAGGTTCACGTACCGGCACAACCGAAATCGCTAAGATCTATAAGTACCTCGACTACGATCCGGAAACAGGTGAGTACGGCGACAACCCGCAGCCTGTGCAATGGGTGAAAGTGCATAACCTGCCGGACCTGGCCTACTTCAACCACTCCCAACACGTGGTGGTGGGCAAGCTGCCCTGTCAACGCTGCCACGGTAAAGTGGAAGAGATGCAGGTGCTGCACCAGGAATCCACGCTCGTGATGGGATGGTGTATCGATTGCCACCGCAACGAACCCGTGAAGATGGAAGGCAATCCTTATTACGACCATGTACATGACCAGCTGACCGAAGAGCAACTGAGCAAGTTCATGAAGGACGGTAAGATCACCGTTGAGGAATTGGGTGGTACCGAGTGCGCCCGCTGCCACTATTAA